The following proteins are co-located in the Desulfurellaceae bacterium genome:
- the ppdK gene encoding pyruvate, phosphate dikinase, which translates to MDTPRPNGRIKKPREKRYVYSFGGGKADGKASLNWLLGGKGANLAEIAGLGLPVPPGLTITTEVCSYYYGHGRTYPEELPNQVRTGLKRIERIIKRRFGDAKRPLLLSVRSGARVSMPGMMDTVLNLGLNDTTVQGLIRQSGDTRFAYDCYRRFVQMYGDVVLGLKPETQTAVDPFEQLLEQKKADKGVENDTDLDAQDLQELVIAFKNLIRDRLDVTFPEDPHDQLWGAIGAVFGSWNNPRAVTYRRIENIPSEWGTAVTVQAMVFGNLGEDCATGVAFTRDLSTGKNELNGDFLLNAQGEDVVAGIRTPQQITLAASRQRAQREGRSEEERKTAYPSLEEQMPECFSQLREVAGVLETHYTDAQDIEFTAERGTLWLLQTRAGKRTAAAAVQIAADMVYEGRIDEATAILRVAPTQLDQLLHPTLAADAPRKLLARGLPASPGAVSGEVVFSAEDAEAAAGASRKTILVRLETSPEDINGMHAAEGILTARGGASSHAALVSRGMGKCAIVGCEALEIDYERQEFRIPARQLVVHAGEFITLDGSTGEVFRGQVPTSAPQIESPAYQALMAWADRRRRLQVRANADTPADAQTARAFGAEGIGLCRTEHMFFEGDRIDAVREMILAENTAGRVRALNKIMPMQKADFIGILRAMAGLPVTIRLFDPPLHEFLPTTKEEIADLAKKMDVSAERLRVKRNVLHELNPMLGHRGCRLGVTFPEIYETQTRAIMEAACELARQNVEVFPEIMVPLVGFQKELEILRARIEQVCLSVTASHGLKIPYSIGTMIEVPRAALRADRIALAADFFSFGTNDLTQMTLGLSRDDAGKFLPDYVSQGIFAQDPFVSLDEEGVGSLVELAVERGRMAKADLKIGVCGEHGGDPASVDFCHRVGLDYVSCSPYRVPIARLAAAHAVLHNPPAPVRPALRTRRETAQPAAK; encoded by the coding sequence ATGGACACTCCGAGGCCGAACGGCAGGATAAAAAAACCCCGCGAGAAGCGCTATGTGTATTCGTTTGGGGGTGGCAAGGCCGACGGCAAAGCCAGCCTCAACTGGCTGCTGGGCGGGAAAGGGGCCAATCTGGCCGAGATCGCCGGATTAGGCTTGCCCGTCCCACCCGGTCTCACGATTACCACCGAGGTGTGCTCCTACTATTACGGACACGGACGCACCTATCCCGAAGAGCTGCCCAATCAGGTCCGAACCGGCCTCAAGCGCATTGAGCGAATCATCAAGCGCCGTTTTGGCGACGCTAAGCGGCCCCTGTTGTTGTCCGTCCGGTCTGGAGCGCGCGTGTCCATGCCGGGCATGATGGACACGGTGTTGAATCTCGGACTCAACGACACCACGGTCCAGGGCCTGATTCGGCAGTCCGGCGATACGCGCTTTGCCTACGATTGTTATCGGCGCTTCGTGCAGATGTACGGTGATGTGGTGCTGGGGCTCAAACCCGAAACCCAGACTGCGGTCGATCCCTTTGAGCAGCTGCTGGAGCAGAAAAAAGCCGACAAAGGGGTGGAAAACGATACGGACCTCGACGCCCAGGATCTCCAGGAGCTTGTCATTGCATTCAAGAATCTGATCCGCGACCGGCTTGATGTCACCTTCCCCGAAGATCCGCACGACCAGCTGTGGGGAGCGATCGGGGCGGTGTTCGGCTCGTGGAACAATCCCCGGGCGGTGACGTATCGTCGGATCGAGAATATTCCCAGCGAGTGGGGCACGGCCGTCACGGTCCAGGCCATGGTCTTTGGCAATCTGGGCGAGGACTGCGCCACTGGGGTCGCCTTTACCCGGGATTTATCGACCGGCAAAAACGAGTTGAACGGCGATTTTCTGCTGAACGCTCAGGGCGAAGATGTGGTCGCCGGTATCCGTACTCCGCAGCAGATCACCCTGGCCGCGTCACGCCAGCGCGCCCAACGCGAGGGACGTTCCGAAGAGGAACGCAAAACCGCGTACCCGTCTCTCGAAGAACAGATGCCGGAGTGTTTCTCCCAGCTCCGGGAGGTGGCCGGGGTTCTCGAAACCCACTACACCGACGCCCAGGATATCGAGTTCACCGCAGAACGCGGCACGTTATGGCTGCTGCAAACGCGGGCCGGGAAGCGGACGGCCGCCGCGGCGGTGCAGATTGCGGCCGACATGGTCTATGAGGGACGGATAGACGAGGCTACCGCGATTCTGCGCGTCGCCCCGACCCAGCTCGACCAGTTGCTCCACCCAACCCTGGCTGCGGATGCGCCCAGGAAGCTGCTGGCCCGGGGGCTGCCGGCCTCGCCCGGCGCGGTCAGCGGCGAGGTGGTGTTTTCCGCCGAAGACGCCGAAGCGGCCGCCGGAGCCAGTCGCAAAACGATCCTGGTCCGGCTGGAAACCTCGCCCGAAGACATCAACGGCATGCACGCCGCCGAGGGCATCCTGACCGCCCGCGGCGGCGCCAGCTCGCACGCCGCCCTGGTCAGTCGCGGCATGGGAAAATGCGCGATTGTCGGCTGCGAGGCGCTTGAAATCGACTACGAGCGCCAGGAATTCCGTATTCCGGCCAGACAGCTGGTCGTCCACGCCGGCGAGTTCATCACCCTCGACGGGTCAACCGGCGAGGTCTTTCGGGGTCAGGTCCCCACCAGCGCACCGCAAATTGAAAGCCCGGCCTACCAGGCGCTGATGGCCTGGGCCGACCGGCGACGGCGGCTGCAGGTCAGGGCCAATGCCGATACACCGGCCGACGCCCAGACGGCCCGCGCCTTTGGGGCTGAGGGTATTGGTCTGTGCCGGACCGAACACATGTTCTTTGAGGGCGACCGGATCGACGCCGTGCGCGAGATGATCCTGGCCGAGAATACCGCCGGACGTGTCCGCGCCCTGAATAAAATCATGCCGATGCAGAAAGCGGATTTCATCGGTATTTTGCGGGCCATGGCCGGCCTGCCGGTGACGATCCGCCTGTTCGACCCTCCCCTCCACGAATTTTTGCCCACCACCAAGGAAGAGATCGCCGATCTGGCCAAAAAAATGGACGTGTCGGCCGAGCGCCTGCGGGTCAAGCGTAACGTCTTGCACGAACTCAACCCGATGCTTGGGCACCGGGGCTGTCGTCTGGGCGTGACCTTTCCCGAGATCTATGAGACCCAAACCCGGGCGATCATGGAGGCCGCCTGCGAACTGGCCCGGCAAAACGTCGAGGTATTCCCGGAAATCATGGTGCCGCTGGTCGGCTTTCAAAAAGAGCTGGAAATTCTGCGCGCCCGGATTGAGCAGGTGTGCCTGAGCGTCACGGCCAGCCACGGCCTCAAGATTCCGTACTCGATCGGCACGATGATCGAGGTTCCCCGAGCCGCCCTGAGAGCCGACCGGATTGCGCTGGCGGCCGACTTCTTTTCCTTTGGGACGAATGACCTGACCCAGATGACGCTCGGTTTAAGCCGCGATGACGCGGGCAAGTTTCTGCCCGACTATGTCAGCCAGGGCATTTTTGCCCAGGATCCGTTTGTCTCGCTGGATGAAGAGGGGGTTGGCTCGTTGGTCGAGCTGGCCGTCGAGCGCGGTCGGATGGCTAAGGCCGACCTCAAGATCGGGGTGTGCGGCGAACACGGCGGCGATCCGGCCTCGGTTGATTTCTGTCACCGCGTCGGCCTCGACTACGTCTCGTGCTCGCCCTACCGGGTGCCGATTGCGCGCCTGGCCGCAGCCCACGCCGTGCTCCATAACCCACCCGCACCGGTCCGTCCAGCACTGCGAACCCGTCGGGAGACGGCCCAGCCTGCGGCCAAGTAG
- the recO gene encoding DNA repair protein RecO, with protein sequence MREERSPAIVLRTRAHAESDKIVTCLSRDWGKISAIAKGAKRSRRRFVNVLEPFSHIQLRVRPSRSEELLFLLGAELIQAFRRPSDDLERFALANYIVELADVMTAGREAGQDLYQLVLSGLGTLEVRSELSPLFAPLFALQILRQVGYAPDFSTCQRCGASLAEQAQDGAGIALSSQLGGLLCPGCHGQGGTLLRLSPETVAVLRAYHDPPAGISPRTRQEVPALVTRLLSQHLTRPLKSLAFLDQVGAWGMRPEASASEPPRN encoded by the coding sequence ATGAGAGAAGAGCGCAGCCCAGCTATCGTCCTCCGAACGCGTGCCCACGCCGAATCGGACAAAATTGTGACCTGTCTGTCGCGGGATTGGGGGAAGATCAGCGCCATCGCTAAAGGCGCAAAACGCTCACGACGCCGCTTCGTCAATGTGCTGGAGCCGTTCAGCCATATTCAGCTGCGCGTTCGGCCGAGTCGCAGCGAGGAGCTGCTGTTCCTCCTGGGCGCCGAACTGATACAGGCGTTTCGGCGTCCGAGCGATGACCTGGAGCGGTTTGCCCTGGCCAACTATATTGTCGAGTTGGCGGATGTGATGACCGCCGGACGTGAGGCCGGACAGGATCTGTATCAGCTCGTGCTGAGCGGGCTCGGCACCCTCGAAGTCCGGTCCGAGCTGTCGCCGCTGTTCGCCCCGCTGTTCGCCCTGCAAATCCTGCGCCAGGTTGGTTATGCGCCCGACTTCAGCACCTGTCAGCGGTGTGGAGCAAGCCTGGCCGAACAGGCTCAAGACGGCGCGGGCATCGCCCTGTCTTCCCAGCTGGGCGGGCTGCTGTGTCCGGGCTGTCATGGTCAGGGCGGCACGCTGTTGCGGCTGTCTCCGGAAACCGTCGCCGTCTTACGGGCGTATCACGATCCGCCGGCCGGGATATCGCCACGGACCAGGCAGGAAGTGCCGGCGCTGGTCACCCGCCTGTTGTCCCAACACCTGACCAGACCGCTGAAATCACTCGCTTTTCTGGATCAGGTGGGAGCGTGGGGCATGCGCCCTGAAGCCAGTGCATCCGAGCCGCCCAGAAATTGA
- the grpE gene encoding nucleotide exchange factor GrpE has product MQKTDHDESEVAVEDKDGQQHAEEAEEAAQQAPSPDAAQTEAEAQQADPAAADDRAALQTEFQAELGQKEAEARANYELFLRERAELENFKRRMQRDKSEALRFANEPLVRDLLPVVDNLERAIVHAQEGGNGQPLIEGVQLVLRAFLDVLEKHGVTRVSATGEPFDPTRHEAVAQVETEDLPPNSVAEEHTPGYSLHDRLLRASMVSVSKAPVAAADIENGPDAADKKSED; this is encoded by the coding sequence ATGCAGAAAACCGACCACGACGAGAGTGAAGTGGCTGTGGAAGACAAGGACGGACAGCAGCACGCCGAGGAGGCTGAGGAGGCGGCCCAACAGGCACCATCGCCTGATGCGGCTCAAACAGAGGCCGAGGCCCAGCAGGCTGACCCGGCCGCAGCCGACGACCGCGCCGCACTCCAGACCGAATTTCAGGCCGAACTCGGTCAGAAAGAGGCTGAAGCCAGGGCAAACTACGAGCTTTTTCTGCGTGAGCGGGCCGAACTGGAGAATTTCAAACGCCGTATGCAACGGGACAAGTCTGAGGCCCTGCGATTCGCCAACGAGCCGCTGGTCCGGGACTTGCTGCCGGTAGTGGATAACCTGGAACGGGCCATTGTCCACGCTCAGGAGGGCGGCAACGGCCAGCCCTTGATTGAGGGCGTACAGCTGGTCTTGCGCGCGTTTCTGGATGTTCTGGAAAAGCACGGCGTGACGCGGGTGAGCGCCACCGGCGAGCCCTTTGATCCGACCCGACATGAGGCCGTGGCCCAGGTCGAAACCGAGGACCTGCCCCCGAATAGCGTGGCCGAGGAGCATACGCCGGGCTACAGCCTGCACGACCGTCTGCTGCGGGCCTCCATGGTCAGCGTATCAAAAGCCCCGGTCGCGGCAGCGGATATCGAAAATGGGCCAGACGCTGCCGACAAAAAATCTGAGGACTGA
- the dnaK gene encoding molecular chaperone DnaK: MAKVIGIDLGTTNSVVAVMEGGEPTVITNAEGSRITPSVAAFTDSGERLVGQIARRQAITNPENTIFSIKRLMGNRYQDPMVTKAREVLPYHVTESDGDAWVEIRDKNYSPPEVSAFILQKMKQTAEDYLGESVTEAVITVPAYFNDSQRQATKDAGRIAGLDVKRIINEPTAASLAYGLDKKTDEKIAVFDLGGGTFDISILEVGDGVFEVKSTNGDTFLGGDDFDQRIIDYLADEFRKDQGVDLRDDRMALQRLKEAAEKAKCELSSSMETEVNLPFITADQSGPKHLTMKLSRAKLEALCADLLDRLEAPCLTALKDSGLSASQIKEVVLVGGMTRMPAVQERVKKIFGKDPHKGVNPDEVVAIGAAIQGAVLTGDVKDVLLLDVTPLSLGIETLGGVFTRLIEKNTTIPTKKSQVFSTAADSQTAVTIRVHQGEREMANANKLLGQFDLVGIPPAPRGIPQVEVMFDIDANGIVHVNAKDLGTGKEQSIQITASSGLSEDEIQQMVKDAETHADEDKQRRERIEARNQLDSLIYSTEKSLADHRDDVDAEAAKNIDVALEKAKQVLDGDDLEALKAATEELTQASHKLAEAMYARAAKEQQQANAQDGTAGSDGPQAGAGGGGQTKDRDNIVDADFEEVK, encoded by the coding sequence ATGGCAAAGGTAATTGGCATCGACTTAGGAACGACAAACTCGGTCGTCGCGGTCATGGAAGGCGGCGAACCGACGGTGATCACCAATGCCGAGGGGAGCCGCATCACGCCTTCGGTAGCCGCTTTCACCGATAGCGGAGAGCGCCTCGTCGGGCAGATCGCCAGACGCCAGGCTATCACCAATCCCGAAAATACGATCTTCTCGATCAAACGCCTGATGGGCAATCGCTACCAGGACCCGATGGTCACCAAAGCCAGAGAGGTGCTGCCCTACCACGTGACCGAGTCGGACGGCGACGCCTGGGTCGAAATCCGGGACAAGAACTACAGCCCGCCGGAAGTCTCGGCCTTTATCTTGCAGAAGATGAAGCAGACGGCTGAGGACTACTTGGGCGAGAGCGTGACCGAGGCCGTCATCACTGTTCCGGCCTATTTCAATGACTCCCAACGCCAGGCCACAAAAGACGCCGGACGGATTGCCGGACTGGACGTCAAACGCATCATCAACGAGCCGACCGCAGCTTCGCTGGCCTATGGTCTGGACAAGAAGACCGACGAAAAAATTGCGGTGTTTGACCTGGGTGGCGGGACGTTTGACATCTCCATCCTGGAGGTCGGTGACGGCGTGTTTGAGGTCAAATCGACCAACGGCGACACCTTTCTGGGCGGCGACGATTTTGACCAGCGGATCATCGATTATCTGGCCGACGAATTCAGGAAGGATCAGGGCGTGGATCTGCGCGACGACCGCATGGCGCTCCAGCGGCTCAAAGAGGCGGCCGAAAAGGCCAAGTGCGAGCTGTCGTCGTCCATGGAGACGGAGGTCAACCTGCCGTTTATCACGGCCGACCAGAGCGGTCCCAAGCATCTGACGATGAAGCTGTCTCGGGCCAAGCTCGAAGCCCTGTGCGCCGACCTGCTCGACCGGCTTGAGGCGCCGTGTTTGACTGCGCTGAAGGACTCCGGCCTGTCCGCCAGCCAGATCAAGGAGGTGGTCCTGGTCGGCGGCATGACCCGCATGCCGGCCGTTCAGGAGCGGGTCAAGAAAATCTTTGGCAAAGACCCCCACAAGGGGGTCAACCCTGACGAGGTGGTGGCCATCGGCGCCGCGATTCAGGGCGCGGTCCTGACCGGCGATGTCAAAGACGTGCTCCTGCTCGACGTGACCCCGCTGTCGCTGGGCATTGAGACGCTGGGCGGTGTGTTCACCCGGCTGATCGAGAAGAATACCACCATCCCGACCAAAAAGAGCCAGGTGTTCTCGACTGCGGCCGACAGTCAGACGGCGGTGACCATCCGCGTCCACCAGGGCGAACGGGAGATGGCCAACGCCAACAAACTGCTGGGCCAGTTCGATCTGGTCGGGATTCCGCCCGCCCCGCGCGGCATACCCCAGGTTGAGGTCATGTTTGATATTGACGCCAACGGCATCGTCCACGTCAACGCCAAAGATCTCGGCACCGGCAAGGAGCAGTCGATCCAGATCACGGCCTCGAGCGGCCTGTCCGAGGACGAAATCCAGCAGATGGTCAAAGACGCCGAAACGCACGCCGACGAGGATAAACAGCGCCGCGAGCGAATCGAGGCTCGCAACCAGCTCGACTCGCTGATCTACTCCACTGAAAAGTCGCTCGCCGACCATCGGGACGATGTTGACGCCGAGGCCGCGAAAAACATCGACGTGGCCCTGGAAAAGGCCAAACAGGTCTTGGACGGCGACGATCTTGAGGCCCTCAAGGCCGCGACCGAAGAGCTGACCCAAGCCTCCCATAAGCTGGCCGAGGCGATGTATGCCCGGGCGGCCAAGGAACAGCAGCAGGCCAATGCGCAGGACGGCACGGCCGGATCGGACGGGCCCCAGGCGGGCGCGGGTGGCGGAGGCCAGACAAAAGACCGGGACAATATCGTGGACGCGGACTTCGAAGAGGTCAAATAA
- the dnaJ gene encoding molecular chaperone DnaJ, whose product MASKADYYELLGVSRDAGADDIKKAYRKAALQYHPDRNPGDKAAEEKFKELSEAYQVLSDGEKRVQYDRYGHAAFEQAGMGGGGFDFSGNFEDIFGDIFGDFFGTGGRGGRSRARRGQDLSYSLEISFEEAAFGAEKTISIPRTSVCQPCGGSGAKPGTRPATCSGCHGTGQVRFQQGFFTIARTCNQCGGQGSVVTDPCPTCHGSGSVRKTSTLQVKIPAGVDTGSRLKLRGEGEHSPGASAPGDLYVLIRVREHPLFERANTEVVCEVPISFPQAALGADIEVPTLEGKLKMKIPAGTQSGNVFRLRGKGIVDLRGGGRGDQLVRVTVETPRKLTGRQRELLQEFAELDGADGHPQSRGFFDKVKELFG is encoded by the coding sequence ATGGCATCGAAAGCCGACTATTATGAACTGCTCGGGGTCAGTCGGGATGCGGGGGCGGACGACATCAAGAAGGCCTACCGCAAAGCCGCCCTACAGTACCACCCGGATCGCAACCCCGGAGATAAAGCCGCCGAGGAGAAGTTCAAGGAACTCTCGGAAGCCTACCAGGTCTTGAGCGATGGTGAGAAGCGCGTCCAGTATGATCGCTATGGGCACGCCGCGTTTGAGCAGGCCGGGATGGGGGGCGGCGGCTTCGATTTCAGCGGAAATTTCGAAGATATTTTCGGCGATATTTTTGGCGACTTCTTTGGCACGGGTGGTCGTGGCGGGCGGAGTCGTGCCCGTCGCGGGCAAGACCTGAGCTACAGTCTTGAGATTTCTTTTGAGGAAGCCGCTTTTGGGGCGGAAAAAACCATCTCCATCCCCCGCACCAGCGTCTGTCAGCCGTGCGGGGGGAGCGGGGCCAAACCGGGCACCCGTCCGGCGACCTGTTCGGGCTGTCACGGGACCGGCCAGGTTCGCTTTCAACAGGGCTTCTTCACCATTGCCCGGACGTGTAATCAGTGCGGCGGGCAGGGCTCGGTGGTGACCGATCCCTGTCCGACTTGTCACGGCAGCGGCTCGGTCCGCAAGACCTCGACCCTGCAGGTGAAGATCCCGGCCGGGGTTGATACGGGCTCTCGTCTCAAACTGCGGGGAGAGGGCGAGCACAGCCCGGGGGCCAGCGCTCCCGGAGATCTGTACGTCCTGATTCGGGTGCGCGAGCACCCGCTGTTCGAGCGGGCGAATACCGAGGTGGTGTGTGAGGTGCCGATCAGTTTTCCGCAGGCCGCGCTCGGAGCGGATATCGAGGTGCCGACGCTTGAGGGCAAGCTCAAGATGAAGATTCCGGCCGGAACCCAGTCGGGCAATGTGTTTCGTCTGCGCGGCAAGGGCATTGTCGATCTGCGCGGCGGCGGACGTGGCGATCAACTCGTGCGGGTGACGGTGGAAACGCCGCGTAAATTGACCGGCCGCCAGCGGGAATTGCTCCAGGAATTTGCCGAGCTTGACGGAGCGGATGGTCATCCGCAGAGTCGCGGCTTTTTTGACAAGGTCAAGGAACTCTTTGGCTGA
- the thiL gene encoding thiamine-phosphate kinase: MQIRDLGEFPFIRRLRGRVAADPRVTLGMGDDCAALSLSGTTLLTTDALVENVHFRREWTPFVSLGAKAFAVNASDIIAMGGEPTFALLSVCTPQDDRVEDLDAFFDGFLAAAGERQVALIGGNMSAGPCLTVSVTLLGRAPHGIVTRSGARVGDDVYVTGSLGDAALGLRLFQDGRDDAVAQGPKDRFVCPQLRFELARAITAQSLVSAMLDVSDGLLQDLGHLCEESRVGARIEASRLPVSDAYRSLLGPQAWDLALTGGEDYELLFCAPPAQRDALRAVAETCGCALTRIGTIVPERDGSRVLDAAGEPYLPTQVGHDHFRRA; the protein is encoded by the coding sequence ATGCAGATTCGCGACCTTGGGGAGTTCCCGTTCATCCGTCGTCTGCGCGGGCGCGTGGCTGCCGACCCACGCGTCACCCTCGGTATGGGCGATGACTGCGCAGCGCTCAGCCTGTCCGGCACGACCCTGCTGACCACCGACGCCCTGGTCGAAAACGTCCACTTTCGGCGCGAATGGACCCCCTTTGTGAGCCTGGGGGCAAAAGCGTTTGCGGTCAATGCCAGCGATATCATTGCCATGGGCGGCGAACCGACTTTCGCCCTGCTCAGCGTGTGTACGCCCCAGGATGATCGGGTCGAAGATCTCGACGCCTTCTTTGACGGCTTTCTGGCGGCGGCTGGCGAGCGACAGGTCGCCCTGATTGGCGGCAATATGAGCGCCGGACCGTGTCTGACGGTGTCGGTCACCCTGCTCGGCCGCGCGCCGCACGGGATTGTGACCCGGTCCGGGGCGCGGGTCGGCGATGACGTGTATGTCACCGGCAGCCTGGGCGACGCGGCGCTGGGCCTGCGGCTCTTCCAGGACGGTCGGGATGACGCCGTCGCCCAGGGCCCAAAAGACCGTTTTGTGTGTCCGCAGCTGCGTTTTGAGCTGGCCCGAGCCATTACCGCCCAGAGCCTTGTCAGCGCGATGCTGGATGTGAGCGACGGGCTGCTCCAGGATCTGGGTCACTTGTGCGAAGAGAGCCGGGTGGGGGCACGCATCGAGGCGTCCCGGCTGCCTGTGTCTGATGCCTACCGCAGCCTGCTGGGTCCCCAGGCCTGGGATCTGGCGCTGACCGGCGGCGAAGACTATGAGTTGCTGTTCTGTGCCCCACCCGCCCAGCGCGACGCGCTGCGAGCGGTGGCCGAAACCTGTGGCTGTGCGCTGACCCGAATCGGAACGATTGTCCCCGAGCGGGACGGTAGCCGGGTGCTTGACGCGGCCGGTGAGCCGTATCTTCCAACACAGGTCGGCCACGATCATTTCCGCCGCGCCTGA
- the larB gene encoding nickel pincer cofactor biosynthesis protein LarB → MDTARLHDLLSRVSNGQMAVEQAVETLKTLPFEDLGFARVDHHRRLRTGLPEVIFSPGKTVDQIAAIARRLSAGGHHVLMTRLEADRADALRSLLPALRYYAEGRLASLGQPPSPPSEQGSLLVVAAGTADFPVAEEAAVSAELLGNRVERLYDVGVAGLHRLLASLGRLRAASVLIVVAGMEGALPSVVGGLVERPVIAVPTSVGYGASFQGLAALLAMLNSCASGITVVNIDNGFGAAAAATLMNRLTCQPNPRT, encoded by the coding sequence ATGGATACCGCGCGTTTGCACGACTTATTGTCCCGGGTCAGCAACGGACAGATGGCGGTCGAGCAGGCCGTCGAAACGCTGAAAACCCTGCCGTTTGAAGACCTTGGCTTTGCCCGGGTTGACCACCACCGTCGGCTGCGCACCGGACTCCCCGAGGTCATTTTCAGTCCGGGCAAAACCGTGGACCAGATCGCGGCGATTGCCCGGCGCCTGAGCGCCGGCGGCCACCACGTGCTGATGACCCGGCTTGAGGCCGACAGGGCGGACGCGTTGCGCAGCCTGCTACCGGCGCTGCGCTACTACGCCGAGGGACGGCTGGCCAGCCTTGGGCAGCCGCCCAGCCCGCCGTCCGAACAGGGCAGTCTGCTGGTCGTTGCGGCCGGGACGGCCGATTTTCCCGTTGCTGAAGAGGCGGCGGTCTCGGCCGAACTGCTGGGCAACCGGGTGGAGCGTCTGTACGATGTCGGGGTTGCGGGCCTGCACCGCCTGCTGGCCAGCCTCGGCCGGCTCCGGGCGGCCAGCGTGTTGATTGTGGTGGCCGGCATGGAAGGCGCCTTGCCGAGCGTCGTTGGCGGACTCGTCGAGCGGCCGGTGATCGCCGTGCCGACCAGCGTCGGCTATGGCGCCAGCTTTCAGGGCCTGGCTGCCCTGCTGGCCATGCTCAACTCGTGCGCAAGCGGCATCACCGTGGTGAATATCGATAACGGCTTTGGCGCTGCGGCCGCGGCAACGCTGATGAATCGCCTGACGTGTCAGCCAAACCCACGGACCTGA
- a CDS encoding AarF/ABC1/UbiB kinase family protein, with translation MSAKPTDLIQGRAKRALQVGSLTSAVGGSYAWHALTRLFQSADKNEQALFALHLKNALRLVERSRELRGAFMKLVQMLSMRGDLLPSEVIDVLSVVQSSLPPMDSALIRGQLRAELGAWPEQLFAHFEPEAFAAASLGQVHRARLRNGRQVVVKIQYPGVDKTVEQDLKNMQALLRVLTLLTRDILRQPFEMDEIYDEMAARLHEELDYLHEAENIRRFRRLFADDDELIIPRVFPKFSSRRVLTMDYVDGYTFQAILAPGVDKDLKDWVAIKYFQITWRQIFDFGVLHTDPQPGNYLVTYHPKISMLDFGSVRIFPSAVRRSYLALARAIVERDEQTMAECFVDLGFLDAEVDPAPLIQIMYLIFEPVLEDRVYDPHDYHSAEKSMAVTALSLEHRIFNAPGHRLFLVRALLGLEAYVQQFRTITNWHRLFWECIERSEAAESNSPSAEV, from the coding sequence GTGTCAGCCAAACCCACGGACCTGATTCAGGGCCGGGCAAAACGCGCCTTGCAGGTTGGCTCGCTGACCTCGGCGGTGGGCGGCAGCTATGCCTGGCATGCCCTCACCCGGCTGTTCCAGTCTGCGGACAAAAACGAGCAGGCGCTGTTCGCCCTGCACCTCAAGAATGCGCTGCGTCTTGTCGAGCGTTCGCGCGAACTGCGCGGGGCGTTCATGAAGCTCGTCCAGATGCTCAGCATGCGCGGCGACCTGCTGCCGTCTGAGGTGATTGACGTCCTGTCGGTTGTCCAGTCGTCTCTCCCGCCAATGGACTCCGCCCTCATCCGCGGGCAGCTCAGGGCAGAACTCGGAGCCTGGCCCGAGCAGCTGTTCGCCCACTTCGAGCCCGAGGCGTTTGCCGCCGCCTCGCTCGGTCAGGTCCATCGGGCGAGGCTCAGGAACGGCCGGCAGGTGGTCGTCAAAATCCAGTATCCCGGCGTGGATAAGACGGTTGAACAAGACCTCAAAAACATGCAGGCGCTGCTCCGGGTGTTGACCCTGCTGACCCGCGATATCTTGCGCCAGCCGTTTGAGATGGATGAAATCTACGACGAGATGGCGGCGCGGCTGCACGAAGAACTCGATTACCTGCACGAGGCCGAGAATATCAGGCGCTTCCGGCGCCTGTTTGCCGATGACGACGAGCTGATCATCCCCCGGGTGTTCCCCAAGTTTTCGTCCCGACGGGTGCTGACCATGGACTATGTGGACGGCTACACCTTCCAGGCCATTCTGGCCCCGGGCGTGGACAAGGACCTCAAGGACTGGGTGGCGATCAAATACTTTCAGATCACCTGGCGACAGATTTTTGACTTTGGCGTGCTGCATACCGATCCCCAGCCGGGGAATTATCTGGTGACCTATCACCCCAAGATCAGCATGCTCGATTTTGGCAGCGTGCGGATCTTTCCCTCGGCCGTTCGGCGGTCCTATCTGGCGCTGGCGCGGGCCATTGTCGAGCGCGATGAGCAGACCATGGCGGAGTGTTTTGTCGATCTCGGCTTCCTGGACGCCGAGGTTGATCCTGCCCCGCTGATCCAGATCATGTATCTGATCTTTGAGCCGGTGCTGGAAGACCGGGTCTATGACCCCCACGACTATCATTCGGCCGAGAAGAGTATGGCGGTCACGGCCCTGAGTCTGGAGCACCGCATCTTCAACGCCCCCGGTCACCGCCTGTTTCTGGTGCGCGCCCTGCTCGGTCTGGAAGCCTATGTGCAGCAGTTCCGCACGATAACGAACTGGCACCGGCTGTTCTGGGAGTGCATCGAGCGGAGCGAGGCTGCGGAGAGCAACTCCCCGTCAGCCGAGGTATGA